Part of the Acidimicrobiia bacterium genome is shown below.
GGCCGAGGAAGCGTTCAACAAGGCCGTGACCGCCAGGCCGACCATCAGATACAGGCCGACGTTCAAATCATGGAACAGGCCTATCAACTCGTCCTCATCGACCGAAGCCGAGGCAATGGCCAGAACGATGCCCGGCAGGGCCGTGAAGAGGGTGAGGCCGATGGCCCGTTTCCTCTGCACCAGTTGCCGGAAACTCAGCCGGAAGATCCATCTGGCGGCGATCATCGTGGTTTCACCAGATAGCGGAAGACGCTCTCCAGCGAGGTGTCCTCGGGATCCACCCGGGTCAGGCGAGCTCCCAGGTCCCGGCACAAGGCGGGAAGCCGGTGCCCGAGAGCCACCGGATCCCGCACCTCGACGTGGATGGTGCCGTCGATGAGCCTGACCCCCTCTACCCAGTCCTGGATGAGCAACGCGGCTCCGACCTTCCTCGGGACATCGGTGTCGATCCGGATGCGGCGGGGGATATCGGTCATCGCCGTGCGAAGGTCGGCCACCGAACCCGCTGCGGCGAGGCGGCCGTCGACCATGGCAATGACCCGATCGGCCATTCGCTCCACCTCGTGGAGCACATGAGAAGACACGATCACCGTATGGCCGTTCTCCGCCAGTTCGGAGAACAGTCCGATCAGGTGAGCGCGCTGCACCGGGTCCGTCCCGTTGAGCGGTTCGTCCAGGAACAGGACGATCGGGTCGTGAGCAAGAGCCGCCGCCACCTTGGCGCGCTGGCGCATGCCTTTGCTGAACGTT
Proteins encoded:
- a CDS encoding ABC transporter ATP-binding protein, whose amino-acid sequence is MGQVPEAAVTDARFAAEATVEVNDVSKWFGQKVAVSELSCSFGPGVTGLLGPNGAGKTTFLRMMVGLLSPSEGRITLLGEGPRSNPEVLRRIGFVHEDEAVYEVFTAREFVTFNAALFGLSKPAEAADRALEIVGLTDVAHRKVGTFSKGMRQRAKVAAALAHDPIVLFLDEPLNGTDPVQRAHLIGLFSELAENGHTVIVSSHVLHEVERMADRVIAMVDGRLAAAGSVADLRTAMTDIPRRIRIDTDVPRKVGAALLIQDWVEGVRLIDGTIHVEVRDPVALGHRLPALCRDLGARLTRVDPEDTSLESVFRYLVKPR